Sequence from the Megalops cyprinoides isolate fMegCyp1 chromosome 9, fMegCyp1.pri, whole genome shotgun sequence genome:
TGTTGGTGGGGACGGGGTGGAGATTCCTCTTTGAAGCGACATGTTCTGATCTATGATGTATGTATGCGCAACTATCTGAAGTTCTGATCTGTGATCGCTGTCGTAAGGTGCGCAAAACGAAACAGAGCCACATGCATTTCAACAAATATCGCAGTGCGCGTCCGTCTGCAGTCAAACAGCGCCCTCTAGAGCCGGCCCGCTGTCACCGACAGGGCTCTGTTACAACGTAACCCCCGCCTGGAATCCGGAGCGCACGTCACTGCAGCCCACTGCTTGATAACCGCGCTCACAAAGGCgctttgattgtttgttttgcctCGCTTGTGCTTCTGCTGACAGCACGAATTCATCCACCATCCTTTGTTTGAGAAGATGTCAGAATTTTAGTAGTTTTCTATGATTTGATAAGAAATAGAAGACTCAAACCTGCTTAAGTTCAGTGCTGGAGAAGTGTCGGTGGTGGGCTTAGGCGTTTGCTATGTATTTGTAGCTTTTGTCAATGTCCAGACTGGAGGTTTAAAACCAGCCCTGTGCAACCACCATGGCTGAACCTAATATCTGGCTGTTCTGAACAGCAGAACAGGCACGTGGTTTCAATGGCTTCAACAGCATAGCATCTTCACAGAGGACAGGAAACTAAGCTGCCCTGTCATACAGATAAATGGGGTAGATGTGGATGATTTGTGCGGtgtttgtacaaatatgtgGCTGGTCTGGGGGCTGCTTTTTATGTTGGGGGATATATCTTGTACATAGCATTCACTTTAGGTGGAGCGTTCTTTTTCTAGGACAGGCACTTCATGGTCCTGGCCTCTCAGGCCCCTGACATCATTATGGTCCTGTGGTTGTGCAGTGCTTGTGTGCTGATCATTTGTGTGTCCTCACAGATGCGCCTGGACAAGGACCGCTTCATGATAAACCTGGATGTGAAGCACTTCTCCCCAGAAGAGCTTGGGGTCAGGATCAACGGAGAGCTCATCGAGATCCACGCCAGACATGAGGATCGCCAGGTGACAAAACTCCTCCcggccagcagggcggcgccGTGCAGCCTCATGGGGCTCTCTCCCCTGCACACCACATCTcagtttcagtgtcatttttacacaacaGCGTAAAAAATGAGAATTTCTGTGGTGAGCATCTTGGGAACCAAAAAGATAATGAATGTGAGTTTCCATGCCAACCAATAAAACAGTTAAGGTTTTTATATAGTCACAGGGTGTTCTGTGACAGAGTGGGGGCAAATTCAAGCTTAGTAGATGCATGCAAAAGTAAACAATGCTAACAGATTTAGCATTATGAACAGGAAGATGTGCTGTTATCTGTCAGATTAAAGGTGAAAAGGGATGAGCGCAAACCATGGGGTCAGAGGTGTCTCTCATTCGCCCACAGGATGAGCACGGCTTCATCTCCAGGGAGTTCCACCGGAAGTACAAGATGCCGGCGGGCGTGGACCCATGCTCCATCACCGCCTGCTTATCCACCGACGGGGTGCTGACCATCTCCGCCCCCCGCAAGATGGCAGATATCGTGGAGCGCAGCATCCCCATCACCCGCGAGGAGAAGCCCCCGCAGCAGTAAAGCCCAGCCGCCAGCCCTTCTGCCACACCCCTgactctgcccccactccatAAACCCCTCCCATGCCCCCTCATCTAGGAACTCAAGCCCCTCCCCTGAATCCCCATTGGTGAACCCAAGCCCCTCCCCTGATTGCTCATTGGAGAATGCCAGCCCTCCCCGGAGTCCGCCACTGGGAGGCGCACAGCATGTGTAGCGCACTAACATAATGACAGATAAACTCACTGGTTTGCTGCTGATTCATGACCAGGCTTTCTTAGCTACTGCCACATGATTCGTTGGTGTCCAGGAGTGGTCAGGTTGTCCTTTAAGTATTCTTCTACCCTGTAAGAgcagtgatggagaggagggggtctTCCCCCTATGTGGAAAGAATAGTGTGAACTTGCAGGTTTCTCTGAGCGTTGTGTCCCACTAAACTGTGTCACCTTTCCTTGTACCTGGGtgttttctcatctttattttaaaagcacagattTGTAAGCACAGCTCTGTTCCAGCATTGACAGCAGCCCATGTCTGTTCACCTGCAGTACCTGCAACACCTCAGCAAACACCATCACCTTTACAGACAAGGCCAAGTGCAAGATCTTAGCCTGGTGACCAAAGTGTTGAGAAGGTGCATTCAGCACTACACTGGTGCGCTGCTCTACAGATAGCATCAGAAAGCCCTCTCTGAAAATCACAAAGGTCTGCATTCATGGAGCATCAGTTTCTCAAGAGGAATAAccaaatgtctctctctttcaataATGGCAAGGACTCCACATTACAGAGTTCTAAAATTAAAGGCAACACATCTTCCATGTGTATGAAAACCATTTGAATGAAAAGCATCAGAGACCGCCGGTGATGGTATGCTATGCTTCCTAAAACACTGGTTTTAGATGTGGTGCCTTGCAGCTAAAGaacccaaaaacaaacaggctaaAGAGGGGCTTGGTTTTGGCCTTCTTGGGCCCAGCTGAGAGAAGCCAGAAGCTGGTCATTTTCTGACTTTGTGGCTTACTGCAGAAGTGGCAGTGAGATTCATGTATTTGCTGATCAGGCAGGTCCTGCCTGGTTATTGTTGACCGTAAAAGGACtgcagctgatcctggatcagtgggGGTGAGGTACTCTGTCatcagtacagtacattgcCTGGGAGTGAAGCTGACAGATactgagggagaaggagggtgtgtgtggatCTGCACGGCCTCTTTAAAGCTGGAGTGTTACATCTGCTCACCTGGAACTAAGCAACACCGCAGACGTTATCAATAATCTTATGCTTGTTGCAGAGCCACCTAGACAGTGTAATGTGAGTTCTGAGTACTTTCCACCCCCAATGTCTGATGCAGGATCACTTCAGATAGTGCAAATCCTAATCCCAACCAATGTGAAAAGAAacctgacccaggatcagtgcCTCGGGTTAGAGTCTATCCATGTCATGATTTGAAGTGACCTGGTGAAAGGGTAGGTCTGTTGTAAAGGGATGGACTAAAAACAgacagcctttgtgtgtgtgtgtgtatgtgtatgtgtgtgtatgtgcctgcatatgcacatgcatgtgtgaaagtgtgtacTTTATATGTGTACATAAGAGGGTTGACTGGAATTCATCTCTAAAACCATTGAGCCATTTCGATCTGCTCTTGACCTGCCCCTCAGATTCCAGGGTCTGGGTGCAGGGTAACGTGGCCAAGAGGTCTTACTGTGTATCTTTCTGTGAGCTCAAGATGCCACCAGTGGCAGGGCGGCTAATAAGACTTTTTCAGCCTTTCCCAGAAACTCtatatttttttagatttgaCAGCTTCAGGTGTAAGCCAGATGGGACACCACCAGtgcagtgccccctgctggtgagcTGGAGACTCCCGTCACTTCCTATTTGAAGGGAGGTTTACTGgcacaaaatgaagaaaaagttTTTTAAGAAAGCCGAGGGACAGCGTATATCAAAAGATAAAAGACGTCAGCCACAGCCAGAGTTAAAAGAGCAAAATCCTAACCCCCCACCTGtatgacagagagtgagagggctGGGCCAGGGGTCATGTGATCGGCAGAAGAAAGCTGCTGTGTTTCCACACTCTGCTTATTGTTCATGTACTGTTTCTGTTGCTGCATAATCAAACATTCCTGACAATCTATAGCGGTGCACTGTATTAACACACGTGTTAATAACAACGGCAATAATAAACCTGAAACGTTGAtccaaaggaaacaaaaatgccTCGGAGATTTGTTCTTGGCAACTGCCATCTATCTGCTGTTGGAGTCCTCTCACTGAGGATATCTGAATCCAGGTTATTGTAGTGAAATATTTCCTCtcatatacaaaacaaaacaagccacATTCATCCTGATACTGAAATGTATATAAAGGTCGCTCTTACTTACTTACCTACTTACATTGCTGCTTACCACACCCATGTATCTCCTTCAGGGGCGCAAACACCTGCAAGCTTCTGTTCAGGAAAAGATTTGTGTCCATTatcagaacagcactgctgctgcttgtGCCACTTCCACATCGTGCAGGAACTCAATGTGTGAGAGCAGGAACTCACTGTGTAAGAGCAGGAACTCacaggttcattttcaaaaggatgCAATCAACACCTCAAAACTGCAGAAATAACAAGCAGCAATAACCTTTATTATAAGGACAAGAATGATTATAGGGAGCATTTCCTTTGCTTTTCAACCTAAGCTTACATTGGGTCAGCATAGAAATGAATTACTGAAGGATAGATTAACACTGTACTGTGTTTATATGAACAGAATGAGAACAAAGCACTCAATATATAGTGTACATTAATCTGCCATTGCTATGAGCAACATTTAGAGTAATCAGGATATTCAGAATGAAATACAGGAAAGGGTAGTCCATGTTTCCTAGTGAGTGACTGAGGGGTTTtgttacattaaacattaaaatttcCTTTCATGATGTCCCCACATGTCAGCCTCTGTGTGAAACAGGGCCTGTTTGCGCGTGGCCCAATCTGACCACAGTGGATCCTGCTTCCTGGATCCCATTGGACCCCCTGATTAttgtggggggtgtgtgggtggtggcCCCAGGGGTATCGGTGCCCCTGCACCCCCTCCAACTGCGATGTTACACACTGCTAAGCCTGAGGTGCTCAGAGATCAGGGACCATAGATATCACAGAACACATCCTGTCACAAATATCTATGGTGGGTACAGGGAGTGACAAGATGGGGGTAGAGGCAGGAAACAAGTGATGATCAGACAGCAAAAAGCTGTAtcacatttaataaacatttaatcaaccatactgattttttaaaacattatgatAGCACTGATATATGATCTGtgtaaacaaatttaaaattagGCAAAGAATAACTGGATATTGGCCCATGAAATGGCCTCTAGAGGGGTCTGGATGCAGAATGGTAAGGTGACACCCTTAGGGAGGATGTGATGTCACATATAGTCCACCTGTTGAATTCTGGGAAAACGCTGAGGAATGTGCtggaaatgcaaatatttattgatCAAAAATTTaataagtacattttatttaaataacttagaTTTTTAGATTGGAGCAATTTTCCGTTAGTTTTTAAGGATACATGGTCATTCTGACCACTTTTCCATGGGTTGCCACGGCGAAATGTGAAGGATTTTCAAAGACTATGGGAATTTTTACTGTGGTAAAATATTTTGCCCATTAGTACAGCAGACCGATAGACCGATTTACGGTCCATATCCACCGGGATCCCAGTCCGGTGCGGTTACCTACCCTCACTTTCACACGCCGGGCGCATCTCACTTCGCCCACTCCGTCCACTCGGCTTCTGAAATTCGGCGCCGTACGTCACCTTACTATCATCATGATCGACAGACCCTTATCCAATCATAATGCATCATCCGTTCAGTAGCCAATGAACTTGTGAAAAGGCGGGTGCAATGCTGTGACGTTTCCCACAGAGGAAACGTGTTCGAGCTGAGAGGAAGTGTCAGCCATTCGCACTGTTTGGGGACAGGTTATAGCAAAACAAACCACTTTTCTACTTTTACTTAACTATTCCACGGTAAGACTTCATTTCTGCATGGAGGGAATGATGGTTGTGTTACTGGATTTATGTATCCACACCGAAACAAGCCGTAGGGAGCTGgtttgctagctagttacttGTTTATACCAAGATGGACTAGTTAGACTAGCTAAGGTAAATGTCTCTCGGAGTGGAGCCATGTGTAGATtgcttactagctagctagctagcagtgaTGTTTCTTTGTAGAAatcagctaacattagctaactgaGTACGTATGTAGCTAGATCGTTTCTGTTATAGTGAGGACGGGTGGGGATTTTAG
This genomic interval carries:
- the cryaba gene encoding crystallin, alpha B, a, yielding MDIAIQHPWFRRPLFPSFFPSRIFDQNFGEHVPDNEVSPFLTPFHPRHSFLRLPSWLDSGLSDMRLDKDRFMINLDVKHFSPEELGVRINGELIEIHARHEDRQDEHGFISREFHRKYKMPAGVDPCSITACLSTDGVLTISAPRKMADIVERSIPITREEKPPQQ